TAAGCATATCAAATTTTACGTTTACGGAATATTCAACGGAGCAGCTACCACTTTATGGATTAGGTTGCTAGTGTCCAAGGTGGACACTAAACTCATGAGATTTGTATACGATCAGACATTCGGTGGCCTCATGTTTCAGTTCTTGTTCATCTTGTATAACTGTATCTGGGAACGGCAGGACCTTTACACCCATTTACGAACAACATATATCCAGTCGCTCAAATACTACTACATGATGTGGCCGTTCGTGTCGTATCTATGCTTTTTCCATATGCGTGAAGACCTAATATTCCCGCTCAACTGTTTATCGAGTCTCATATTCACGCTGCTACTGACTCTGATCACGTAAATAGAATGACTTTGTCGCGCGAAAATGCATTTTTCTTAATTCAGTGTATCTTGATGGGAGTTTTCCctggtaattttttttgatttcatTACGTAACAATTTATCCGAATGGCGGCCCCAAAAACGTTAAAAATTTCCAGCAAAATATGCACACCAGAGACCTGACACCCCCACAGCCACACCTTAAACCAGCAAACATCCAATCATCATCACCGGGTAAGACGGACAGCAGGTTCCAAGCGTTCAAAAAGGAGCCACAAGGGGGTGGGAAGCTTCGAGTCATTTCGTTTAGATTCTGAAATTTTTCCGCAAAACAGTTGATGGCAGATGACACATACTACCTAACGGTTCACGAGGCTGCCCTGGCCGTTGTTGCCACGGCAATGAAGAAGTCCCGACTGAAGCCGCACATCTTGGTAATCAACTCGATCATTGGGGCCTTTCTCTTTTCTGCCGGAGGAATGCTGGACCTGATGGTGCACGCATTGAATCCAGGGCTGGTTCATCATGGGTTTGTCGGGGTGGTCAGTTTGTTGCAGGGAAGCGTTTACTCGATTGGTTTGTTTTTCGTCATTTCCATGGGTATGGAACTGTTCAACTCTAAcgtgctatttttttctgttgGGGTGATGCGAGGGGCAGTGTCTGTGGTAGACCTGCTCACGAGTTGGTTTGTTTCGCTCTGGGTCAACCTAGGTGCCACCATCTTTGTggtatatttattttgtcATGTTTCTGGTATCACATCCTCGGGAATCTATGTGGAAGAGTCCCGTGCAATAGCAGAAGACAAGGAGGCCTTCTCTTTCATGCAGACCTTTTTAAAAGGTGTTGCTGGGAATTTCTTTGTCTGTCTTGCTGTCTATTTGCAAATAATGGTGAAACCATTACACGTCAAGCTCATAATGATATATCTCCCGATTTTCACATTTGTGGCCATGGGGTTCACCCATTGCGTGGCCGACATGTTTCTGGTTCCTGCAGGGCTTTTAAACAAGTGCTCGTTTGGATGGGGCCGGtatttctggaagctcttTCTTCCTGCTACGCTGGGGAACATTGTCGGGGGATCGTTTTTTGGGGTGGTTATTCCGTGGTACCTGCATCTTGTGGTGATTGAAGAGGACATGAAACAGCTGCATCTTCCAGACTATGAAGAGCGCGACGAGCAGCCGGAGCTGAACATGGACTCCAGGGTGGTGCGCGCCCCTGGCCACTCGGCCGTTACCTCGCTGAATAGCACCATCAACTACAACCCGCCAGACGTGCAACGGTATGCTCCGTCCATTACCGAACGCTCGCCTAGCGGAGTGTTCCCTGTCTATGACATGGGCGAGCCTCTGGAGCCCGAACGGAGCATAGCACAGGCAACTGAGGACGGCGCGGGTCTCAGGCTCTCGTTGACccgcagcagctggcgTCGTCGCGCTACGCAGACGGACGCAGAAGCACAGTCTGATACCGCTTCCAGGAGTCAGGAAACCATTAGAGATCGTATTGTCCGCCATCTGAGCAGAACCACGAGTCGAGACGATATGGGCGCAATGCGCAAGCGACTGTCTGCCGCAGGCATCACCTCAAAAATCGCCAGCCATTCTAATGATATCGCCGGTATCCACCAAGGCTCTATAGACGTATCCTATCCAGGCCCCACTGCGCCGAGGTTGAGGAGGGTGCCGACGGAGTCAGTCGATCCAGCAGATTCGCCCGAGGACAGCTCCAGTACCGACGAGAAAAGAGACGCAAATTAATAGAGCTTGGTGTCAGGTTAAATAAACACGCACCATGCTTACATAGTTTATTATTTTATAGAATTATTTCTCGCTAATTTTACGTGTCGTCGAATAAATCGTTTGTTTTCCTTAGTGTCCATGGTGCCTACGCAATCTAAAAAAGACACTATTTCCGACCGAGAAGTGAAGGAAAAGCTTGTGGAACTGGCAGCCCCGGCTCCAGAACCACAGCTACCTCCTGTTAACGGAGTTAATTGGCGCAAAGTCGAGGCTGTTGTTGCGCCGACTCTCTTCACTTTCGTGTCGTTCTTCGTCAGAATGTACAAAATCGGCATCAACAGCAACGTCGTCTGGGACGAGGCCCATTTTGGCAAATTTGGCTCGTACTACCTCAGACACGAGTTCTACCACGACGTTCACCCCCCGTTGGGCAAGATGCTGGTGGGACTCTCTGGATATTTGGCAGGATATAACGGGTCCTGGGATTTCCCGTCCGGCCAAGCTTACCCTGAGTACATCGATTACGTCAAGATGAGACTCTTCAACGCAACGTTCAGCTCCCTGTGTGTTCCCTTTGCTTACTTCACCATGAAAGAGCTTGGTTTTGACCTTAAAACCGTTTGGCTCTTCACTTTAATGGTCACCCTTGAAACCTCATACACCACGCTGGGCCGCTTTATTCTCTTAGACTCCatgctgctgtttttcacAGTCGCCACCGTCTTCAGCATGGCCAGATTCCACAACCAGAACAGAGACGAGGCCAACTCGTTTTCACGTAAATGGTGGAAATGGCTTCTGTTGACGGGAATTTCCATTGGTTGCACCTGCTCTGTTAAGATGGTGGGTCTGTTTGTGACTGCTTTGGTTGGTATCTACACCATGGTGGACCTGTGGGGCAAGTTTGGCGAGCTGCGTACCACCATGCCTCTCAAACGCTACTTCTACCACTGGGTCGCCAGAATCGTGGCACTCATCATCGTTCCCTTTACTGTCTTTGTGGTGTGCTTCAAAGTTCACTTTGACCTGCTCTTTGGTTCTGGTCCCGGTGATGCCAACATGTCCTCGTTATTCCAGGCCAACCTGCTCGGCTCGGAACTGCAATCTGGTCCAAGAGACGTCATGACGCTCAATTCTGTGGTCACCATCAAGAACCAGGGCCTTACTGGCGGTCTTCTTCACTCCCATATCCAGACGTATCCCGAGGGCTCCAACCAGCAACAAGTCACCACCTACTCGCACAAGGACTCAAACAACGACTGGgtgtttgagctcgtgAGAGAAGACCCTAGAAATGAATTCACCGAACCTCACTACGTGGTGGACGGCATGTCAGTTAGACTAATCCACAAATCGACCGGCAGAAACTTGCACACGCACGAGATCCCTGCTCCAGTGTCTTCTTCCCACTACGAGGTGTCTGGATACGGAAACCTGACTGTTGGCGACTTCAAGGACAACTGGGTCGTCGAAGTGGTGGACCAGTACGGAACAGAGGACAAGCTCAGACTACACCCATTGACCACCTCGTTCAGACTTAGATCCGAGGCTTTGGGCTGCTACTTGGCTTCTTCCGGAATTGCGCTGCCTCAGTGGGGATTCCGTCAGGGCGAGGTCATGTGTATGAAGAATCCGTTTAAGAGAGACAAGCGGACCTGGTGGAACATTGAAAACCACAGTAACCCTGAActtccaaatcctccagAAGACTTTaagctgccaaaaacatcatttttgaaagactTCATCCAGCTCAACATCGCCATGATGGCCACCAACAACGCTTTGGTGCCAGACCCAGAGAAACAGGACGATTTGGCTTCTAATGCTTGGCAATGGCCTACACTTCACGTTGGTATCAGATTGTGCGGCTGGGGCGACGACAACGTGAAATACTTCCTTATCGGTTCTCCGGCCACCACCTGGACCTCCTCTATTGCCATTGTCGTCTTTGTGATTATGGTTGTGCGCTATCTATTGAGATGGCAACGCCAAATCAACGATTTCGAAGGACAGCCCAAAAAGGCCGATCTGTTTGTGATGGGTGGTCTGTATCCGTTTTTGGGATGGCTTCTGCATTACCTTCCATTCTGTATCATGGGTAGAGTGACCTACGTTCACCACTACCTACCAGCGCTCTATTTTGCGATGATTGTCTACTGCTACACCGTCTACAGACTGGCCGAGAAACTGAACCGTTGGGCGGCCGCTGCCTTGTACATTTTCCTTTACGCTCTTGTGATTGGCTGGTTCATATTCCTCCTACCACTCACATTTGGTATGGATGGGCCAAATGCAAACTACAAATACCTCAATGTCTTAAAATCATGGAGAGTTGCAGACGACTAGGGAATATAAATATCAAAATATAAGAATATttgaattattttttatcCTAAATAATTACCGATGGCTCTCCAGGAGTCTTATGAAACACTTCTGCGTCCGTATAAGGACAAGAACGAGTTTGATCTTCATTACCCGATATCGTACAAGCCGTATGTTGGGATCATCGACAACACAAGTAACCAATCCATCTCTATGGACCTCCCCTTCATTAACCAGGCCTCATCAGGGTCTGGCAGAACTGCTCGCAAGATTATCAAGCCGCTGGTCACTAGACCGCAGACAACATACCACAAGAACATCTACCTGGATTtggagttcaaggagtATTTAGATTGGAACAATTTGAAACAATTGGTGTCTTCGTTGCTCCACTCGTTTGCCACTAATTATTTCAAGTTGGTGCTCAACCAGCCCTTCGAAATTGCCACCACTTTGTTACAGGTAGGGTCGTTCCAGAATCATATATCGGTGCCCAGCCGTGCAGTGCAAGACGATTCCGAGTCCGATGACGACGATAACTATTTTACCAAGGAAGATGACAACTTAAGCAAAATGAGACAATCGCACATCGAGCGCGCGCCGAGACTCAGCCATTCCACCAACGCTCCAAAAAAAGTGATGCTCGACAAAATAGAGCCTGTTTCACTGAACACATTAGACGTTCTCTCTGCTCTTGTGTCCAAAGAGGGCCCTCGGGGAGTGTTCAAAGCAGTCAACACATCGTTTCTGATCAGTACGCTTCAATACACCATCAGATCGTGGGTTAGCGGCTTTATCTCCGGCTTGCTAGGCATTCCGGATCCATTTTACGTGGAAATGATGCATTCCCCAAACGCAGGTTTGAGTTTGGCCTTAAGTGTCGGTGCAGACGTTGTCACCGGACTACTGCTGGCGCAGCTCAATCTTATCAGAATGAAATTCATTGTTACAAACTCCGGAAAGGGCCCAAGATCGTTTAGAGAGATCATCTGGACTTTGCCACGTTTCTTTATCTTCACGCCTCCTAAAGACCTCATCATTCCAAATATCGTCACCAACGCCATCAGATCATTCACCATTCACTATCCAACCTACTTCTTGACCGTCCTATGGCAGGTGAACAAATATAATTCCATATCCCTTTACAACGCACTGGTGTTCATGTCCAAGGTGTTGGGTCTGTTTGTCAGACTGCCTTTCGAAACCCTATACAACCGTGCTCAGGTCAGCCATCTCCTCACATGCCCTACACTTCCCGAATCGATGAAATTGTCTCCAGATCAACTATGCATTAAGTTTGGCGGCTACTATGGCTATCTATCGACTCTCTACTACGTTGTGACGGGCACCAAACCCGTCGATTATGGGGCCGACAACTCGTTTGCAGAAAACGTTGTTCTAGAGATCGAGGACAGAGACGAAATCAACAAAGGATATGAGGCCGTTTTCAGAGGCTGGAAGGTCCAGCTGATTCGGCTTGTGTCGCGGTTCTTCCTCAACTTGCTCGCCCAGGAGTCCCAAAACTCTGAGAAATTTTAAATAACTTGTAATTAGTTGTCTGTCTCCGATTTCTGTTTCCCGCGCTCAATTAGCCGCTCTCCAAGCTTCTGTAGCACTTCCCCGTCAGTCAATTGCTCGCTTCGATGTGTGTCCCACACGTACTTTAGTCCACTAATGAGTTCCTCGGTGAAATGTTTGTTCAGGAACTTGCGCAAATCGGATCCGTCCACTATCTCATCCACTCCCTTGGTAGTCTTTGCTGTCTGTGCAGAGGTTTGCGTGTTGAGCTGTGGAATTGGTTGCGGTGTCGGAGACTCCGTCTTCACTTTTTTCACGGACGGACCGTCACCGTTCTCAGATTCCATAAATGTTTTTTTAAGGAATTTAATTAAACATTCAATCCACAAATACTATAGTACAATTAATTTTCGCACAGTTCATGACCTCACCTTGCGCTTGAACTCCCTGCGCATGTCTCGCCACAGATAACCGATCTCCTGGTGCCTGAGAAAATTGTCCATCACATTCTTCACGGTATCTGGGTCCAGCACCGGATCGGTCTCAACTATTGAGTATTTCTCGGGATCGAAGACAAAAGAGACCTCGCGGGAGTAGTCTCTGCTGTCCACGTTGCGGAACACGAACAGTATTTGATTATCGACTCCAGCATTCTCCATACGCAGTCCCAaaagctgctccagctggAACGCCTTATCCTCTATAAGGTCGCTTTGTTTGGTTATAAATGTTTCGCGCTCACTGATAGCCTTCATGCTGTCTTCTAATTCGTCGTTGATCACCTGGATCTTATTCTCGTGCtccttcttttctctcAGTAgtttctcctcctcgatcttcaGTTGCTGCACACGCGACATCGACGCGTCTCTATCTGAAATCAGCCTGTTCAGTTCCTCCAGAAGCTCATTATGAAGGCTCTCGTATGTGCGAAGTTTCGTGTTCAGATctcgttctttttcctgGAGATGGATCATCGAGGTTTCGTAGTTGCGTTTTTTGGCAAGTAGGTCTGCTTGGACGGACTCCAAGTACTCCGAGAGACGCGTCTTGAGCATCTGcattttctccttgagctgTTCGTAGCTCTGTAGCGACTGCTCTAACTCCTCTGCGGTGGACATTTAAAGataaacaaaaaaatatttatttacaACTTAGCTCTGAACAAGGATCATAGCATCAaaggaaaaatatttttattaCGAGCATTGTACTTAGACGATCAACTCTAATGCGAACGCCTTTCCTTTGAATCCAGTGTCAAATTCCTGTTTCGCCATGGTTTATTTGCAGCATCGTTCTTCCCCACATAGAACCTTGTTCTGCATGGGTGGCAGACCAAAGATGTAAAATAGCGTGCCGCCCAGAATAAAATCCTTTGCCAGTATTTATTTCGATGGATTACAAAGCCTCTATGGATCTCCTGATACCGGCCATCTCTCGCATAGCAAATGCACTTCTTGTGCAGTTGTCTCAGCTCGAACTCTCACTCATTGCCGCACTGCTACTTTTGGCACTTGTGGCTGCCGACTATAGATATATTCGCCCGCATAGAATCAAAAATCTCCCGTCCATCCCCTGGTGGATCCCCATTTGGGGCAATCTCTCCATTCTCTTTCCCCAGGCCCACAACTATAAGCAGTCGCCTTGCTCTAGGTTTGCAGAACTAGCCCAAAAACACGGAGATGTGTTTCAAGTCCGACTGGGGACCAGAACCGTTGTGGTAGCCAATTCCTACGATTCGATTCTTCAGCTTTGGTGCTACCACAACATTCGAAATAACAACTCGCGGCCAATCCTGCATACATTTCACGGAGTTTTATCCCAGTCCAAGGTCTTCACCGTGGGGACCACTCCTTTTGGGGAGTCCTACCTCAAAAGCCGGAAATACATGTCCAGCAGGCTACTCAACGAGTCAAGCAATAGAAAATACAATTCAAGCATCATAGATAAGGAAGCCACAAAACTCGTGCGATACGTACTGTCTAGGACAACAGACGACGTTGTGGAGATGGATATCACCAGAGACTGCCAGTACTTCCATTTGGGGGTGGCATTAATTTTAACCTATGGCTACGAAATTAATGCTCGCGAGAACAAGGACGAACGACAGCTGGCGGACGAAATGGTCTATGTTGAGAATTACATCACTAAAATTCGCTCTCACATCCAGAACGTTCAGGACTATCTGCCCTGGTATCTCCGTTTGGTGTTTGATATTTTTAGCGGCAAGTCCAAGATCGCGAGGGAGCTGTACCATCGTAGAAACAATTATCTGTACAAGTTCAACCAGTTCACTACCTCGCATCTAGACGTTCCAGATGAGTACGTGCGCCGAAGTCTGATTTTCAACTATGTCAAGAACAACGACCAGGAACTGCTAAATGAGAGCCAGCTTGGTAGCATTTGTCTGACAATGGTAAGTGCTGGCCTGGACAACACTCCACTCAACTTCCAGTACGCGATGATACAGCTTAGCGAGTCGCCGCATATACGGGTCAACGCACGGgccaagcttctcaaatgctACAACGACGATTCCATAGAGGCATGGAATAACTGCCATGCCGAGAATTTGTGTCCGTATGTGGTGGCCATCGTCAAGGAGACACTGCGGCTTTTTACGGTTTTGCCTATGTCCTTGCCCCGAGAGACAACTAGAGACATTGTAATAGGCGACGCAGTGATTCCACGAGGCACCACATTATTTATGAACGCCTGGGCTGGCAACCACGACAAAAGGCGGTTCTTCAAGCCCATGGAATTCATTCCCGAGAGATGGCTGGACCCAGAAACGGGAAACGTGGACACAAACCTAAGACACTTCTCCTTTGGTGTGGGCT
The sequence above is a segment of the Ogataea parapolymorpha DL-1 chromosome I, whole genome shotgun sequence genome. Coding sequences within it:
- a CDS encoding putative membrane protein — its product is MPEEVLPYHKEEKRLAASEYEKYDPIRERFSYVIALQVFLLYIIYIYYDHINEYHPLLAGALLGAQTSCLAQSLNQFYQRTISLSKHIKFYVYGIFNGAATTLWIRLLVSKVDTKLMRFVYDQTFGGLMFQFLFILYNCIWERQDLYTHLRTTYIQSLKYYYMMWPFVSYLCFFHMREDLIFPLNCLSSLIFTLLLTLIT
- a CDS encoding Dolichyl-phosphate-mannose--protein mannosyltransferase 2 gives rise to the protein MVPTQSKKDTISDREVKEKLVELAAPAPEPQLPPVNGVNWRKVEAVVAPTLFTFVSFFVRMYKIGINSNVVWDEAHFGKFGSYYLRHEFYHDVHPPLGKMLVGLSGYLAGYNGSWDFPSGQAYPEYIDYVKMRLFNATFSSLCVPFAYFTMKELGFDLKTVWLFTLMVTLETSYTTLGRFILLDSMLLFFTVATVFSMARFHNQNRDEANSFSRKWWKWLLLTGISIGCTCSVKMVGLFVTALVGIYTMVDLWGKFGELRTTMPLKRYFYHWVARIVALIIVPFTVFVVCFKVHFDLLFGSGPGDANMSSLFQANLLGSELQSGPRDVMTLNSVVTIKNQGLTGGLLHSHIQTYPEGSNQQQVTTYSHKDSNNDWVFELVREDPRNEFTEPHYVVDGMSVRLIHKSTGRNLHTHEIPAPVSSSHYEVSGYGNLTVGDFKDNWVVEVVDQYGTEDKLRLHPLTTSFRLRSEALGCYLASSGIALPQWGFRQGEVMCMKNPFKRDKRTWWNIENHSNPELPNPPEDFKLPKTSFLKDFIQLNIAMMATNNALVPDPEKQDDLASNAWQWPTLHVGIRLCGWGDDNVKYFLIGSPATTWTSSIAIVVFVIMVVRYLLRWQRQINDFEGQPKKADLFVMGGLYPFLGWLLHYLPFCIMGRVTYVHHYLPALYFAMIVYCYTVYRLAEKLNRWAAAALYIFLYALVIGWFIFLLPLTFGMDGPNANYKYLNVLKSWRVADD
- a CDS encoding Conserved hypothetical membrane protein, whose product is MDYKASMDLLIPAISRIANALLVQLSQLELSLIAALLLLALVAADYRYIRPHRIKNLPSIPWWIPIWGNLSILFPQAHNYKQSPCSRFAELAQKHGDVFQVRLGTRTVVVANSYDSILQLWCYHNIRNNNSRPILHTFHGVLSQSKVFTVGTTPFGESYLKSRKYMSSRLLNESSNRKYNSSIIDKEATKLVRYVLSRTTDDVVEMDITRDCQYFHLGVALILTYGYEINARENKDERQLADEMVYVENYITKIRSHIQNVQDYLPWYLRLVFDIFSGKSKIARELYHRRNNYLYKFNQFTTSHLDVPDEYVRRSLIFNYVKNNDQELLNESQLGSICLTMVSAGLDNTPLNFQYAMIQLSESPHIRVNARAKLLKCYNDDSIEAWNNCHAENLCPYVVAIVKETLRLFTVLPMSLPRETTRDIVIGDAVIPRGTTLFMNAWAGNHDKRRFFKPMEFIPERWLDPETGNVDTNLRHFSFGVGSRMCLGNNLAFKELYVLICKFLLMFEIEAANDESPSLHPLELNQFPESIAIEPIETNVRYTVKDKALQDYVEGV